Below is a window of Streptomyces sp. ITFR-16 DNA.
ACCTCTTCGACGCGGTGCGGGCCAGCGGGCCCAACCAGTTCACCGAGGCGCTCGCGGGCCGGCTCGCCCGGCTGGCCAACGCCGGACACCTGCGGGTCGAGGACCCGGTCAGGGCGGCCAACCAGTTCATCGCGCTGGTCTACGAGGAGCTGCCGGGGATGAGCGCGCTGGGCACCCGCCCCCTCGACCCGGCGGATGTCGCGAAGGTCGTCACCGCCGGGGTCGACACCTTCCTGCGCGCCTTCGGTACGGACCCGGCCGCCGGAGCCGGCGAGGTCAGCGGCTGAGCCGGCCGTAGGAGCCCCGGAAGAACAGCAGCGGATCGCTGTCCTCCACCGCGTCGAGCCGGTGCACCCGGGCCACCACGATCGCATGGTCGCCCGCCGGGTGCTCGGCCTCGACCGAGCACTCAAGCCAGGCCAGCGCACCCTCCAGGACCGGCGCCCCGTCCGGCGACGAGCCCCAGGGCATGCCGTGGAACTTGTCGCCGCCGGTCACCGCCAGCCGGGACGCGGCCTCCCGCTGTCCGACCCCCAGAATGCTGATGCCCAGCAGCCCGCCGGCCCGGATGCGCGGCCAGCTGGTGCTGGTGTACGCGACGCAGAAGGAGACCAGCGGCGGATCCAGGGACACCGAGCAGAAGGAGTTCGCCGCGAGCCCCGACCTGATCCCGGTCAGGGGATCCTCCGAGGCGACGGCCACCACACCCGTCGCGAACCGTCCGAGCACATTGCGCAGACATCGGGTACCCCCGTCGACGCCTCTCGTCCCGGTCGTCATCCCCGCTTCCCCCCGCCGTACCGCAGCCGCGCGAACTCCCTGGTCAGCGCGGCCCGTTGGGCGCCGTACCCACCGCGCATCCGCAGCACCGACAGCAGTGTCCACAGCCGGGTCTGCGCGAAGTGCAGCGGAGAGCCGTGCACATCGTCGTGGGCCAGCAGCCGTACCCCGCGCACCCGCTCCCGCAGCAGCCGGGCATCGCCCGGCGGAATGATCTCGTCCCGCAGGCTCGTCACATGCGCCACCGGAATCCGCAGCGCCGCCAGCTCCTCGGGCGACAGCGCCCAGTCCCGGATCAGCCCGTAGACCTCGTCCGGCTTCGACCGGGTGAGATGGGCCAGCGTGTCCGTGGTGACCCGGGGGACCGTGCGCTGCCACTCCGTGTCGGTGAAGAAGTCGTGCAGCGGCGCCCCCGCGCCGACGACCCCGCTGATCCGCGTATCGTGCAGCGCCGCCCGCAGCGCCAGATGCCCGCTGAAGCTGAGCGCCAGGGCGTACGTACGGGAGGTGTCGGCCCGGTCGCCGACCGCGTCGAGCACGGCGGAGAACATCTGCCAGCTGTCGGCCCCGTACAGCAGGGAGTTCTCGCCCACGCCCGGCATCTCGGTGACCACACCGGCGAAGCCCAGCGCCCCCAGCTGGAGCAGCACCGGCGCCCACTGCTCCTTGACGGAGACGATGCCCCCGGTCATCACCAGCAGCGGCTTGGGGTCCGACGCGTCGAGCCCCGCCGTCCAGCAGCGGATCCGGCCGCCCGCGAGGTCGATGTCCAGCCGCTCCACGGCCGGGAAGTCCGACCGCCAGGTGTCGAACGACGCGGTGCACCGCTCCAGCGCCTCCTGCCGCGCCGAGCCGTCCACGAACGGGAACCTGGCCATGTTGTAGTGCACACAGGCGTCCAGCGGCCTGCCCTCGGCCTCCAGCCGGGCCCCCTCGGCGCTCCACTCGTGCACCCAGGACCCCGGCGTGCCGTTCTCGTCGTCCTCGATCCGGGCCAGCAGCGGGTCGTAGTGCTCGGGCGGCAGCCCCTGCGAACGGGTGTGGGCGACGACGAAGTTCTTCAGTTCCGCGATGTCGTTCATACGCTCTCCAGCGCCTCCTTGACCTCGGTCAGTACGTCCGCCGCCTCGGCCCCGTCGATGACCCGGTGGTCGAAGGCGAGACTCAGCCGCAGCACCGGCGCCACCACGATCCGGCCCTCCCGCACGACCGGCCGGTCCAGCACCCGGCCGACCCCGAACGTGGTCGTGGTGCCGCCCACGGAGTGGAAGGAGTCGACCGCGCGGTGGCCCAGCGAGGTGACCGCGAAGGTGCCGTTGAGATGGGGCCGCAGGGCGAGCGAGTCCGCCGCGCCGCGGAAGATCTTCCGGCCCTCCGCCCAGGAGGCCCGGTGCAGTTTCCGTACCCCTTCGAAGTCGGGCAGCTTCTCCGGGTCGCCGTCCCGCACGCGTGCCAGATGCTCCTGGATGGCGGGCAGTTCCGCCTCGTGGACATCGGGCACGATCGTGCCGAGGACCACCCGGCGTCCGTCCAGCGTGCGGTCCAGGGCGACCTTGCCGTTGACGAACGGATAGTGCGCGATCCTCGGACGCCGGGGCCCGCCGCGCACCGCCGCGTTGGCGTCCGGGTGCTTGGCCAGCACCCGGCCCGCGGCCCGCAGCAC
It encodes the following:
- a CDS encoding alpha/beta hydrolase, encoding MNDIAELKNFVVAHTRSQGLPPEHYDPLLARIEDDENGTPGSWVHEWSAEGARLEAEGRPLDACVHYNMARFPFVDGSARQEALERCTASFDTWRSDFPAVERLDIDLAGGRIRCWTAGLDASDPKPLLVMTGGIVSVKEQWAPVLLQLGALGFAGVVTEMPGVGENSLLYGADSWQMFSAVLDAVGDRADTSRTYALALSFSGHLALRAALHDTRISGVVGAGAPLHDFFTDTEWQRTVPRVTTDTLAHLTRSKPDEVYGLIRDWALSPEELAALRIPVAHVTSLRDEIIPPGDARLLRERVRGVRLLAHDDVHGSPLHFAQTRLWTLLSVLRMRGGYGAQRAALTREFARLRYGGGKRG
- a CDS encoding flavin reductase family protein — its product is MTTGTRGVDGGTRCLRNVLGRFATGVVAVASEDPLTGIRSGLAANSFCSVSLDPPLVSFCVAYTSTSWPRIRAGGLLGISILGVGQREAASRLAVTGGDKFHGMPWGSSPDGAPVLEGALAWLECSVEAEHPAGDHAIVVARVHRLDAVEDSDPLLFFRGSYGRLSR
- a CDS encoding 2-oxo acid dehydrogenase subunit E2; the protein is MSTPEAGEPLPRQRRHTLFFLEVIRDFSPVFLDTEVDMSAVRAHRAAALESEGVRYSTTTYVLRAAGRVLAKHPDANAAVRGGPRRPRIAHYPFVNGKVALDRTLDGRRVVLGTIVPDVHEAELPAIQEHLARVRDGDPEKLPDFEGVRKLHRASWAEGRKIFRGAADSLALRPHLNGTFAVTSLGHRAVDSFHSVGGTTTTFGVGRVLDRPVVREGRIVVAPVLRLSLAFDHRVIDGAEAADVLTEVKEALESV